Proteins co-encoded in one Capsicum annuum cultivar UCD-10X-F1 chromosome 9, UCD10Xv1.1, whole genome shotgun sequence genomic window:
- the LOC107841577 gene encoding uncharacterized mitochondrial protein AtMg00810-like, with translation MSDELCALNENSTWNFVDKPTNGVLIGMYKQEYGVDYEETFVPVAKMTMASDLVAMTGLTDDKVVYNPMEINTKYKKADGEPFSDPTLYRQLVGSLVYVTMTWPDISYAVQVLSQFVANPYRIYHTALLRVIRYVCGSMNQGILFHSDSPINLKRYTDAYWAGCTDSRPSVTGWCIFLGTSLISWKCKKQFHTSKSSMEAEYRAMSAGS, from the exons ATGTCGGATGAGCTTTGTGCATTGAATGAAAATTCAACTTGGAACTTTGTCGATAAACCAACGAATGGAGTTCTCATTGGAA TGTACAAACAGGAGTATGGggtggattatgaggagacttttgTACCTGTTGCTAAGATGACAATG GCTAGTGATCTTGTTGCTATGACTGGTCTTACTGATGACAAGGTTGTATACAACCCGATGGAGATTAATACGAAATATAAGAAGGCTGATGGCGAACCATTCAGTGATCCCACATTGTATCGGCAGTTAGTGGGATCATTAGTTTATGTCACTATGACATGGCCAGACATCTCATATGCGGTACAAGTTCTAAGTCAGTTTGTAGCTAATCCTTACCGTATATATCACACTGCATTACTTCGTGTCATTCGGTATGTCTGTGGTTCTATGAATCAAGGTATTCTCTTCCATTCAGATTCTCCTATAAATCTTAAGAGATATACGGATGCATACTGGGCTGGTTGTACCGATTCTCGTCCTTCCGTTACTGGTTGGTGCATATTTCTAGGCACATCCTTGATATCTTGGAAATGTAAGAAACAATTTCATACGTCTAAATCATCTATGGAGGCTGAGTATCGAGCTATGTCGGCAGGAAGTTAG